A single region of the Raphanus sativus cultivar WK10039 chromosome 1, ASM80110v3, whole genome shotgun sequence genome encodes:
- the LOC130508963 gene encoding nuclear envelope-associated protein 3-like, with amino-acid sequence MANSVSLREEDPLLKDLSEKKQSFRRNVVSLAADLKQARTRLAQQERFCSQEAISRQEAETRVKRMEDEMLELSKELNKKVEQIRASDVATEKYVKELGDIKSQLAATHATAEASALSAESAQSQCILLSKHLHERTGSLKEQEDQVTRLGEQLENLQKELKARESSQKQLRDDVSKVEGDVMRVALASEVNTKENSELDEDSPKNFERIDKLLRVKDDEIARLRDELKIISAHWRFKTQELEDQVENQRRINQELKKKVLKLEFCLGETRIQTRKLHKIGERNDVAIQELKKQLAAKKQHEADPFSNQNFWDKSGFKVVVSMSMLILVAFSRR; translated from the exons ATGGCAAACTCAGTTAGCTTAAGAGAAGAGGATCCTCTGTTGAAGGATCTGAGTGAGAAGAAGCAGAGTTTCAGGAGAAATGTTGTGTCTTTGGCTGCTGACTTGAAACAAGCAAGGACTCGTCTCGCTCAACAGGAGCGTTTCTGTTCACAAGAAGCCATCTCGAGGCAG GAAGCAGAAACAAGAGTTAAGAGGATGGAAGATGAAATGCTCGAACTTTCTAAGGAATTAAACAAGAAAGTTGAGCAGATCCGTGCCTCGGATGTTGCTACTGAGAAG TATGTGAAGGAACTAGGTGATATCAAGTCACAGCTTGCAGCAACACATGCAACTGCAGAGGCAAGTGCTTTGTCAGCTGAATCAGCTCAGTCTCAGTGCATACTGCTCTCCAAACATTTGCACGAGAGGACTGGTTCATTAAAAGAGCAAGAGGACCAAGTAACTCGACTCGGTGAGCAGCTAGAGAATCTACAAAAGGAGCTGAAAGCTAGAGAATCTTCACAGAAGCAGCTAAGAGATGATGTTTCGAAAGTTGAAGGTGACGTTATGCGTGTTGCACTTGCATCAGAGGTCAATACAAAGGAGAATTCGGAGCTAGATGAAGATTCTCCAAAGAATTTTGAAAGAATCGACAAACTTTTGAGGGTTAAAGATGATGAGATAGCAAGACTGAGAGATGAACTAAAGATTATATCTGCTCACTGGAGGTTTAAGACACAGGAGTTGGAAGATCAG GTGGAGAATCAAAGGAGAATTAACCAAGAGCTTAAAAAGAAGGTGCTGAAGCTAGAGTTTTGCCTTGGCGAAACACGCATCCAAACTCGAAAACTTCATAAG ATAGGAGAGCGAAACGACGTGGCGATACAAGAACTCAAGAAGCAACTGGCTGCGAAAAAGCAGCATGAAGCTGATCCTTTTAGCAACCAAAACTTCTGGGACAAATCAGGTTTCAAGGTTGTTGTCTCCATGTCGATGCTGATTTTAGTTGCCTTTTCTAGGCGTTAA